A part of Candidatus Auribacterota bacterium genomic DNA contains:
- a CDS encoding SWIM zinc finger family protein, with the protein MYWRYGYFTPSKPRAVRGGIKAQSGRRAVGKNWWAERWNAVLEELYAGNRLTRGRSYARRGQVLRIDIEKGMVKGQVQGSRSRPYDISIRVKVMSKPGWKKVVKTLSEKSLFTAKLLAGEMPQDIEEVFKKAGLSLFPERGNDLKTECSCPDWANPCKHIAAVYYLLGEEFDRDPFLIFKLRGMSRKEFVNLLSHISKTAGAPKACEMAKSLDGHAEVSSTDEPISSDLKTYWDGGEIPDDLFGEVSIPRVPAALPKRLGSFPFWRGEERFLEAIEPIYEAASPRGLDTYIGEYTMAVAEDNAPT; encoded by the coding sequence CCGCGTGCGGTAAGAGGCGGTATTAAGGCGCAATCAGGCCGAAGAGCCGTTGGTAAAAATTGGTGGGCAGAGCGCTGGAATGCCGTGTTGGAAGAACTTTATGCGGGTAACAGGTTGACGCGGGGCAGATCCTATGCTCGCCGGGGACAGGTTTTGCGCATTGATATTGAAAAAGGGATGGTAAAGGGGCAGGTGCAGGGCTCCCGCTCCAGACCATATGATATCTCTATCAGGGTAAAAGTTATGTCAAAACCCGGCTGGAAAAAAGTGGTAAAGACGCTCTCGGAAAAATCCCTTTTCACCGCGAAGCTTTTAGCCGGTGAGATGCCTCAGGATATTGAAGAGGTTTTTAAAAAGGCCGGATTATCGCTTTTCCCTGAGAGAGGCAATGACCTAAAAACGGAGTGCTCGTGCCCGGACTGGGCGAATCCATGCAAACACATTGCGGCTGTCTATTATCTGCTGGGCGAAGAATTTGATCGAGACCCTTTTTTGATTTTCAAACTGCGAGGGATGAGCAGAAAAGAATTCGTTAATCTCTTGAGCCACATCAGCAAAACAGCCGGCGCACCCAAGGCGTGCGAGATGGCCAAAAGCCTGGATGGCCATGCGGAAGTTTCCTCAACAGATGAACCGATCTCGTCAGATCTCAAAACCTACTGGGACGGGGGGGAGATACCGGATGATTTATTCGGAGAGGTTTCGATTCCACGAGTTCCGGCCGCTCTGCCTAAGCGATTGGGCAGTTTTCCATTTTGGCGCGGTGAAGAACGATTCCTCGAAGCTATCGAGCCGATTTACGAAGCTGCGTCCCCCCGCGGTCTTGATACCTATATCGGCGAATATACTATGGCGGTCGCTGAGGATAATGCGCCGACGTGA
- a CDS encoding EVE domain-containing protein: MRAFTWIPLYKELADKLLAYRDRQGDLIAILKELKDQGLPVIGLTDKDKRGKAVPLEAIDPFTFFASFNRKATDQNRRAILTMIKERLQLQAGVPADFDGIPIMSPMQSWFFAFYPERKPDDITALWAFAEAIVRRAPEDVTPELFNRCLEVAYVKVPNLTMGMFWMRPEIYLALDRRNRKLLDERGVAHEVKDWASYLQFLKNARSLVPEPHYEFSHAAYAGESGRRYWVFQGNPKIYDVVGALRAGEVKTWRVNQRMKDIHPGDKVIVWVTGEAAGCYALATVMSEVCTVAEDAKEASYYRKGPGKSTPFTGVKLRIDTKLWDNPVSKADIAGQPAFRDFPAGRQGTNLAATKAYYDGILALARGRTEMRYWLYAPGRYAKYWDECWQKGIMLFGADELSDLSAFSDKAAIEEAFKKANRLKHRPTNDARAAWEFSHVLSPGDIVIAKKGARQYVGYGVVSGPV, encoded by the coding sequence ATGAGAGCATTCACGTGGATTCCGTTATACAAGGAACTGGCAGACAAGCTGTTGGCGTACCGGGACCGCCAGGGCGACCTCATTGCGATTCTGAAGGAACTCAAAGACCAGGGACTCCCGGTCATAGGACTTACCGACAAGGACAAGAGGGGAAAAGCGGTTCCGCTTGAGGCAATAGACCCGTTCACGTTCTTTGCCTCATTCAATCGCAAGGCCACGGATCAAAACCGCCGAGCTATCTTGACTATGATCAAGGAACGACTGCAACTGCAGGCGGGAGTCCCTGCCGATTTCGACGGCATCCCGATCATGTCTCCCATGCAGTCATGGTTTTTTGCCTTTTATCCTGAGAGGAAACCTGACGATATAACAGCCTTATGGGCATTCGCTGAGGCCATTGTCAGGCGCGCGCCGGAGGATGTTACCCCGGAACTGTTCAACCGATGTCTCGAAGTCGCTTACGTGAAAGTCCCCAACCTCACCATGGGCATGTTCTGGATGCGACCAGAAATATATCTGGCACTGGACAGACGAAACCGCAAGCTTCTTGACGAACGCGGCGTCGCGCACGAGGTGAAAGACTGGGCATCGTACCTTCAGTTCCTAAAGAACGCTCGGTCGCTCGTACCGGAACCGCACTATGAATTCTCACACGCAGCATACGCGGGCGAGTCTGGTAGGAGATACTGGGTATTCCAGGGCAACCCGAAGATCTACGACGTAGTGGGCGCACTTCGGGCTGGGGAGGTGAAAACTTGGCGAGTGAACCAGCGCATGAAGGACATTCATCCTGGTGACAAGGTTATTGTCTGGGTCACCGGCGAAGCCGCCGGCTGCTACGCACTGGCAACGGTCATGTCCGAAGTTTGCACTGTTGCAGAAGATGCCAAGGAGGCTTCCTACTACCGTAAAGGGCCTGGCAAGAGTACTCCGTTTACGGGTGTCAAGCTCCGCATTGATACGAAGTTGTGGGATAACCCGGTCTCAAAGGCAGACATTGCCGGGCAGCCGGCGTTCCGTGATTTTCCGGCCGGTCGACAAGGGACAAATCTGGCCGCCACAAAGGCCTACTACGACGGCATTCTGGCGCTGGCCAGAGGGAGGACGGAAATGCGCTACTGGCTCTACGCTCCTGGACGCTATGCAAAGTATTGGGATGAATGTTGGCAGAAAGGCATCATGCTATTTGGTGCCGACGAGCTTTCCGACCTGAGCGCCTTTTCCGACAAGGCGGCGATCGAAGAAGCGTTCAAGAAGGCAAACCGGTTGAAGCACCGTCCAACCAACGACGCGCGTGCCGCGTGGGAGTTCTCGCACGTCCTCAGTCCCGGGGACATCGTCATAGCTAAGAAAGGCGCGCGGCAATACGTTGGCTATGGCGTTGTTTCCGGGCCCGTATAG
- a CDS encoding AAA family ATPase, with the protein MALFPGPYRHEAERTTYRNVRPARWVKKGEWQKNEGGPIVQKALTDITKYPEYVQELRELIGIEDTAIGNRTPLPLNIILYGPPGTGKTYTLRNKYMEQFTERAAALSREDFAADLVADLAWWQVITMVMLDLKTSNVSGILAHPLMEARIRRASNRTPRAAIWAHLQMHTKTDCPEVKYAKRYEPLLFSKDAESVWSIDEKLATEEAPDLVEALERYRGYTPDQGAVIKRYEFTTFHQSYSYEDFVEGIKPVMSEEVAETLAYEVKPGIFKTMVQRALADPNHDYALLIDEINRGNVANIFGELITLIEDDKRQGTPNELRARLPYSREEFAVPKNLYIIGAMNTADRSVEALDTALRRRFAFVAIPPQPEFIKQPANLDVDLRKLLGVINARIEKLLDKDHCIGHSYFMGIAASSDPLAELRNVFATKILPLMEEYFYGDPAKIGMVLGERFVSRKDEAIEWAEGDWGMDEFEERHVYTLQDPRTMKDGDFRAVYE; encoded by the coding sequence ATGGCGTTGTTTCCGGGCCCGTATAGACACGAGGCCGAACGGACGACCTACCGCAATGTGAGACCTGCGAGATGGGTCAAAAAAGGGGAATGGCAGAAGAATGAAGGGGGGCCGATCGTCCAGAAAGCCCTGACCGACATCACGAAGTACCCGGAATACGTCCAGGAACTGCGGGAGTTGATAGGGATTGAAGACACTGCGATTGGCAACCGAACACCACTGCCGCTGAACATCATCCTCTACGGCCCCCCGGGGACGGGGAAGACGTACACGCTCCGCAATAAGTACATGGAGCAATTCACAGAGCGCGCGGCCGCGCTGAGCAGGGAGGATTTCGCTGCGGATCTAGTCGCGGACCTGGCATGGTGGCAGGTCATCACGATGGTAATGCTGGATCTCAAGACCAGTAATGTCAGCGGCATTCTTGCGCACCCCCTCATGGAGGCACGGATCCGGCGCGCCAGCAACCGCACACCGCGGGCAGCGATCTGGGCCCACCTGCAGATGCACACCAAGACAGACTGCCCAGAGGTGAAGTATGCCAAACGGTACGAGCCGCTCCTGTTTTCGAAGGATGCCGAATCGGTCTGGTCGATCGACGAGAAACTCGCGACCGAGGAGGCGCCTGACCTCGTCGAGGCCCTGGAACGCTACCGTGGCTATACGCCGGATCAAGGCGCGGTGATCAAGCGCTATGAGTTCACCACCTTCCACCAGTCGTACAGTTACGAGGATTTCGTCGAGGGCATCAAACCCGTCATGTCCGAGGAAGTGGCGGAGACATTGGCCTATGAAGTCAAGCCGGGCATCTTCAAAACCATGGTGCAGCGAGCCCTAGCAGACCCCAACCACGACTACGCACTCCTCATTGACGAGATCAATCGCGGCAACGTTGCCAACATCTTCGGGGAGCTGATCACGCTCATCGAAGATGATAAGCGCCAAGGCACCCCGAATGAGCTACGCGCCCGCTTACCCTACTCGCGTGAGGAATTCGCTGTGCCGAAGAACCTGTACATCATCGGAGCAATGAATACCGCGGATCGCAGCGTCGAGGCGCTGGATACCGCCCTGCGCCGACGGTTCGCATTCGTTGCCATCCCGCCGCAACCGGAATTCATTAAGCAACCGGCGAATCTGGATGTGGATCTCCGGAAACTTCTCGGCGTGATCAACGCGCGGATCGAGAAGCTCTTGGACAAGGATCACTGCATCGGCCACTCGTACTTCATGGGCATAGCCGCAAGCAGCGACCCTCTGGCCGAGTTGCGGAATGTCTTCGCGACGAAGATCCTGCCGCTGATGGAGGAGTACTTCTATGGCGATCCAGCCAAGATCGGCATGGTCCTGGGTGAACGGTTCGTATCGCGCAAAGACGAGGCCATCGAA